From Armatimonadota bacterium, a single genomic window includes:
- a CDS encoding enoyl-CoA hydratase-related protein: protein MTEFKYVSLTVEDGVATIMVDHPPVNSLSAEVIRELREVVARIKADRAVKAAIITGAGRFFIAGADLREIAGIADARQGAELARQGERLLRDIELLEVPVIAAINGTCLGGGTELALACHLRIAGERSQIGQPEVNLGIIPGFGGTQRLPRVVGSARALEMILTGDPITGAEAKAAGLALENRLFGEICETRDMREGVGAFLEKRRPKFTDQ from the coding sequence ATGACCGAATTCAAGTATGTCAGCTTGACCGTCGAGGACGGCGTCGCCACCATCATGGTGGACCATCCCCCGGTCAACTCGCTGTCGGCGGAGGTGATCCGCGAGCTGCGCGAAGTCGTAGCCCGCATCAAGGCCGACCGCGCGGTCAAGGCCGCGATCATCACCGGAGCCGGGAGGTTCTTCATCGCGGGCGCTGACCTGCGCGAGATCGCCGGCATCGCCGACGCCCGTCAGGGCGCCGAGTTGGCCCGGCAGGGGGAGCGCCTGTTGCGCGACATCGAGCTGCTGGAGGTTCCCGTCATCGCCGCCATCAACGGCACCTGCCTCGGTGGGGGCACCGAGCTCGCGCTCGCCTGTCACCTGCGCATCGCCGGCGAGCGCTCCCAGATCGGCCAGCCCGAGGTCAACCTCGGCATCATCCCCGGCTTCGGCGGCACCCAGCGGCTGCCGCGGGTGGTGGGGAGCGCCCGGGCGCTGGAGATGATCCTGACCGGCGATCCCATCACCGGTGCCGAGGCCAAGGCGGCGGGCCTGGCGCTGGAGAACCGCCTCTTCGGCGAGATCTGCGAGACGCGGGACATGCGCGAGGGTGTCGGCGCCTTCCTCGAGAAGCGCCGGCCGAAGTTCACCGATCAGTAG
- the gvpA gene encoding gas vesicle structural protein GvpA: MAVEKAIASSSLVEVIDRILDKGVVIDAWVRVSLVGIELLAIEARIVIASVETYLKYAEAIGLTATAAAPA; this comes from the coding sequence ATGGCAGTAGAGAAGGCGATCGCTTCCTCCAGCCTGGTGGAGGTAATCGATCGGATCCTGGACAAGGGCGTGGTCATTGACGCGTGGGTCCGGGTGTCCCTGGTGGGCATTGAGCTGCTGGCCATCGAGGCCAGAATAGTCATTGCCTCAGTGGAGACCTACCTGAAGTACGCCGAGGCCATCGGGCTGACGGCCACCGCCGCCGCCCCCGCCTGA
- a CDS encoding electron transfer flavoprotein subunit beta/FixA family protein — protein MNVIVCVKQVPDTAAEITPTGNGAAIDTQDLAWVVNPYDEYALEEALRIREREGGAVTAICMGSEGAATALRTAAAMGADDIVHLTDPAFAGADPHAAAAVLAAAIKGRDYDLIWCGKLAVDDAYGYVGAALAEALGLPHIAAVVRVEIAEGKVIARRETEAGTAVVRCPLPAVLTADKGLNEPRYPKAIDIMKAKRKEVQTMDAAAVGVSAETIGAARAATRIVKFELPPARGGGTVIEAPVAEAVARLVQALRDEAKVL, from the coding sequence ATGAACGTCATCGTCTGCGTCAAGCAGGTCCCCGACACCGCGGCGGAGATCACGCCCACCGGCAACGGAGCCGCCATTGACACCCAGGACCTGGCGTGGGTCGTCAATCCCTATGACGAGTACGCGCTGGAGGAGGCGCTGCGCATCCGCGAGCGCGAGGGCGGCGCCGTCACCGCCATCTGCATGGGCTCCGAGGGCGCGGCGACGGCCCTGCGCACCGCCGCCGCCATGGGGGCCGATGACATCGTCCATCTGACCGACCCGGCGTTCGCGGGCGCCGACCCCCATGCCGCCGCGGCGGTGCTGGCGGCGGCGATCAAGGGCCGCGATTACGATTTGATCTGGTGCGGCAAGCTGGCGGTGGATGACGCCTACGGCTACGTGGGCGCGGCGCTGGCCGAAGCGCTCGGCCTGCCGCACATCGCGGCCGTGGTCAGGGTCGAGATCGCGGAGGGCAAGGTCATCGCCCGGCGCGAGACCGAGGCGGGCACGGCGGTGGTGCGCTGCCCGCTGCCGGCGGTGCTCACCGCCGACAAGGGGCTCAACGAGCCGCGCTACCCCAAGGCCATAGACATCATGAAGGCCAAGCGCAAAGAGGTGCAGACGATGGACGCGGCCGCCGTCGGCGTCAGCGCGGAGACCATAGGCGCGGCCCGCGCGGCGACGCGCATCGTCAAGTTCGAGCTGCCCCCGGCGCGCGGCGGCGGGACGGTGATCGAAGCGCCGGTGGCGGAGGCGGTGGCACGGCTGGTGCAGGCCCTGCGCGACGAAGCGAAGGTGCTGTGA
- a CDS encoding PBP1A family penicillin-binding protein has translation MPASDRKLRRRRLWWRLITIAALLITAMAALLAGVVSGVYSSMTEVLPPPGDITSFRPAEGVRVYSADGVLLGRVAREHRQFLPITDIPSDLQLAAIAVEDRRFYRHHGVDPRGVLAALRDNLLGGRIVRGGSTITQQLARNVYLSPKRTLGRKLQEMILALQMERTFSKEEILELYLNQIYYGNGAYGVQVAAETYFDRPVRALSLSQCALLAGLPQRPNDYNPFLNPQAAKHRRDEVLERLREQKYITPEEAQQARRRGLGLGQRKPPLGMTQYKAPYFTSYVLHQLTAELGANVIYRGDLRVHTTLDWEMQQAAERAVRAGVTKAKGQRVSEGALVALDWKTGAIKALVGGLDYRADQYSCATQARRQAGSAFKPFVYATAMDSGFTPDSTMVDGPVTYKGAGGKPWSPKNADRRYRGRITLRHALVHSINVVAVKLLDEVGVPKVIDYAHRMGIRDRLDPYLSLALGTSGVTALDMASAFGVFANGGQYVAPRPVDRIADRNDSVVSSYRPRTRPALAPATAHVMDDMLRDVVTRGTGYRARIAWPAAGKTGTASDYKDAWFIGYTDKLVCAVWVGNRDSTPMRRVFGGTVPASIWKDFMTAAMKIADQRDAGASATPEQRPARPTTVTPEPPERRAPSPLRVTVCVDSGKLARPECPNTRVVQYSPAERASAPRTLCDIHGPTAGGAPEAGRTITLSVCAESGKLATEYCPQVINKRFAPADAPSATCDVHLPPRSPDGDATLW, from the coding sequence TTGCCCGCATCCGATAGGAAACTGCGACGACGACGCCTGTGGTGGCGTCTGATCACCATCGCCGCCCTGCTCATCACCGCGATGGCGGCCCTGCTTGCGGGGGTCGTGTCGGGGGTGTATTCGAGCATGACGGAGGTGCTCCCTCCCCCCGGTGACATCACCTCCTTCCGCCCCGCCGAGGGGGTGCGGGTCTATTCCGCGGACGGCGTCCTGCTGGGGCGGGTGGCGCGCGAGCACCGCCAGTTTCTGCCCATCACCGATATCCCATCGGACCTCCAGCTCGCTGCGATCGCGGTTGAGGACCGGCGCTTCTACCGGCACCACGGCGTGGATCCTCGCGGCGTGCTGGCGGCACTGCGCGACAACCTGCTGGGCGGACGCATCGTGCGCGGCGGCAGCACCATCACGCAGCAGCTCGCCCGCAACGTCTATCTCAGCCCCAAGCGCACGCTCGGGCGCAAGCTGCAGGAGATGATCCTCGCGCTGCAGATGGAGCGCACGTTCTCCAAGGAAGAGATCCTCGAACTCTACCTCAACCAGATCTACTACGGCAATGGCGCCTACGGCGTGCAGGTCGCGGCGGAGACGTATTTCGACCGCCCGGTGCGGGCGCTGAGCCTCTCGCAGTGCGCCCTGCTGGCGGGCCTCCCGCAGCGCCCGAACGATTATAACCCCTTCCTCAACCCGCAGGCGGCCAAGCACCGGCGCGACGAGGTGCTCGAGCGTTTGCGCGAGCAAAAGTACATCACGCCGGAGGAAGCGCAGCAGGCGCGCCGCCGCGGGCTGGGCCTGGGCCAACGCAAGCCGCCGCTGGGCATGACGCAGTACAAGGCCCCCTACTTCACGAGCTACGTCTTGCATCAACTGACGGCGGAACTGGGCGCGAACGTTATCTACCGCGGCGACCTGCGTGTGCACACCACTCTCGACTGGGAGATGCAGCAGGCGGCGGAGCGCGCGGTGCGCGCGGGAGTGACCAAGGCCAAGGGCCAGCGCGTGAGCGAGGGCGCGCTGGTGGCGCTGGACTGGAAGACGGGCGCGATCAAGGCGCTGGTCGGCGGGCTGGATTACCGCGCCGATCAATATAGCTGCGCTACCCAGGCGCGGCGCCAAGCGGGCTCCGCGTTCAAGCCCTTCGTCTACGCGACGGCCATGGACAGCGGCTTCACTCCGGACAGCACCATGGTGGACGGGCCGGTGACGTACAAAGGCGCTGGCGGCAAGCCCTGGAGCCCCAAGAACGCCGACCGCAGGTATCGCGGCCGCATCACCCTGCGCCACGCGCTCGTGCACTCGATCAATGTGGTGGCGGTCAAGCTGCTCGACGAAGTCGGCGTCCCCAAGGTGATTGACTACGCTCACCGCATGGGAATACGGGATCGGCTGGACCCGTACCTCTCGCTGGCGCTGGGCACCTCCGGCGTCACCGCCCTCGACATGGCCTCCGCCTTCGGCGTCTTCGCCAACGGCGGGCAGTATGTGGCGCCGCGGCCGGTGGATCGCATCGCCGACCGCAATGACAGCGTCGTCAGCTCCTATCGTCCCCGCACGCGCCCGGCGCTCGCGCCGGCGACGGCGCACGTCATGGACGACATGCTGCGAGACGTGGTCACCCGCGGCACCGGCTACAGGGCGCGCATCGCATGGCCGGCGGCGGGCAAGACGGGCACCGCCAGCGACTACAAGGATGCCTGGTTCATCGGCTACACCGACAAGCTGGTGTGCGCCGTCTGGGTGGGCAACCGCGACAGCACCCCCATGCGCCGCGTGTTCGGGGGTACCGTGCCTGCCTCCATCTGGAAGGATTTCATGACCGCCGCCATGAAAATCGCGGACCAGCGCGACGCGGGCGCGTCGGCGACGCCGGAGCAGCGCCCCGCGCGCCCCACCACGGTCACGCCAGAGCCGCCGGAGCGGCGCGCGCCGTCGCCGTTGCGGGTTACAGTGTGCGTAGATTCCGGCAAGCTCGCCCGGCCCGAATGCCCCAACACGCGGGTCGTGCAGTACTCGCCCGCCGAGCGGGCGTCCGCCCCGCGCACGTTGTGCGACATTCACGGCCCCACTGCCGGCGGGGCGCCGGAGGCCGGCCGCACTATCACCCTGAGCGTGTGCGCCGAGTCCGGCAAACTCGCCACCGAATACTGTCCCCAGGTGATCAACAAGCGTTTTGCGCCAGCCGACGCCCCCTCGGCCACTTGCGACGTGCACCTGCCGCCGCGCTCGCCGGACGGCGACGCCACCTTGTGGTGA
- a CDS encoding acyl-CoA dehydrogenase family protein: protein MDFDLSEHDMLREVTRGFVQNEVKPLARRIDEEEQIPRELLEKMAEQGYFGLPFPEAVGGVGAGEIGYCVVLEEFARASASVTVMLSAHTSIGAMPIYLDGTEEQKRKYLPDLCSGNKIAAFALTEPGAGSDAAGISTAAVRDGDDFVLNGSKLYITNGDIADVICVFAATNKSRGVRGGITAFIIEGDMPGLSRGPKEKKMGIRGSGTCELFFKDLRVPKDNVIGRVGMGFLTAMKTLDVGRLSLGAACTGAAKEMIDLSIAHAAQRVQFGEPIIRKQGIQWMLADMAADAFAMESMTYRGAWMYDQGMKITRDAAIIKLFCSDALDRVVDKAVQIHGGMGYMRDYPIEMFYRDSRINRIFEGTNEVQRMVIAGSLTRQGRF from the coding sequence ATGGATTTCGACCTGTCGGAACATGACATGCTGCGCGAGGTCACGCGCGGGTTCGTACAAAACGAGGTCAAGCCGCTCGCGCGGCGCATTGACGAGGAGGAGCAAATCCCCCGGGAGCTGCTGGAGAAGATGGCGGAGCAGGGCTACTTCGGCCTCCCCTTCCCGGAGGCGGTCGGGGGCGTGGGCGCGGGCGAGATCGGCTACTGCGTGGTGCTGGAGGAGTTCGCGCGGGCCTCGGCCTCGGTGACGGTGATGCTGTCGGCGCACACCTCCATCGGCGCCATGCCCATCTACCTGGACGGCACCGAGGAGCAGAAACGCAAGTACCTGCCCGACCTGTGCAGCGGCAACAAGATTGCCGCCTTCGCCCTCACCGAACCGGGCGCGGGGTCGGACGCCGCCGGGATCTCGACGGCGGCGGTGCGCGATGGCGATGACTTCGTCCTCAACGGCTCCAAGCTCTACATCACCAATGGCGATATCGCCGACGTCATCTGCGTCTTCGCGGCCACCAACAAGTCGCGCGGGGTGCGCGGCGGCATCACCGCCTTCATCATCGAAGGCGACATGCCGGGCTTGTCGCGCGGACCCAAGGAGAAGAAGATGGGGATCCGCGGCTCCGGCACCTGCGAGCTGTTCTTCAAGGACCTGCGCGTGCCCAAGGACAACGTCATCGGCAGGGTGGGGATGGGCTTCTTGACCGCGATGAAGACCCTGGACGTCGGGCGCCTGAGCCTGGGCGCGGCCTGCACCGGCGCCGCCAAGGAGATGATTGATCTCAGCATCGCCCACGCCGCGCAGCGCGTGCAGTTCGGCGAGCCCATCATCCGCAAGCAGGGCATTCAGTGGATGCTGGCGGACATGGCCGCCGACGCCTTCGCCATGGAGAGCATGACCTATCGCGGGGCGTGGATGTACGACCAGGGGATGAAGATCACCCGCGACGCCGCCATCATCAAGCTCTTCTGCTCGGACGCGCTCGACCGGGTGGTGGACAAGGCGGTGCAGATCCACGGCGGCATGGGCTACATGCGGGACTATCCGATCGAGATGTTCTATCGCGATTCGCGCATCAACCGCATCTTCGAGGGCACCAACGAGGTGCAGCGCATGGTCATCGCCGGCAGCCTGACCCGCCAGGGGCGGTTCTGA
- a CDS encoding SAM-dependent methyltransferase: MSANPRTILIITCASGREGDARRELVRVLACPEQNRGGEVEARSLFLKGNLIARTGLPEDEAIGRLRDADTRFIARVAPAQAEVALDATAESPVRLAQAALGLARLPRGATFIVRCRRRGEHGFRSRDVERAVGMALEQQAGGAPEFEAQPEYTVSVDIFQDRAYVGVNRTELLVRKELRGARKYAPGERPLNRAQHKLREALAAFDIELRPGMRALDLGAAPGGWTAVLADAGCAVVAVDKGELDEQVAPRPGVQHLRMSAQEALARDLGELDLIVNDMNLDPAESAELMCAFARRLRPGGIAVMTIKFVTAARRRHEREAIERLSRCYQDIRVRRLPHNRLEATAVMRRPHAEHGDNAA, from the coding sequence ATGAGCGCAAACCCGCGAACAATCCTTATCATCACCTGCGCCTCCGGGCGCGAAGGCGATGCCCGCCGCGAGCTGGTCCGCGTCCTGGCCTGCCCTGAGCAGAATCGAGGGGGCGAGGTCGAGGCGCGTTCGCTATTCCTCAAGGGAAATCTCATCGCCCGCACAGGCCTGCCCGAGGACGAAGCCATCGGGCGGCTGCGCGACGCGGATACGCGGTTCATCGCCCGGGTGGCGCCGGCGCAAGCAGAGGTGGCGCTCGACGCCACCGCGGAATCGCCGGTGCGGCTCGCCCAGGCGGCGCTGGGCCTGGCGCGCCTGCCGCGGGGAGCGACGTTCATTGTCCGCTGCCGCCGGCGTGGAGAGCACGGATTTCGCAGCCGGGATGTCGAGCGCGCGGTGGGCATGGCGCTGGAGCAGCAGGCCGGCGGCGCGCCGGAGTTCGAAGCGCAACCCGAGTACACTGTATCCGTTGACATCTTTCAGGACCGCGCGTACGTCGGCGTTAATCGCACGGAGTTGCTCGTGCGCAAGGAGCTGCGCGGGGCGCGCAAGTACGCGCCGGGCGAGCGGCCGCTTAATCGAGCGCAGCACAAGTTGCGCGAGGCGTTGGCCGCGTTCGATATCGAGCTGCGGCCGGGCATGCGCGCGTTGGACCTTGGGGCCGCCCCCGGGGGATGGACGGCCGTGCTGGCGGACGCGGGGTGTGCGGTGGTGGCGGTGGACAAGGGCGAGCTGGACGAGCAAGTAGCGCCGCGGCCGGGGGTGCAGCACCTGCGCATGTCCGCGCAGGAGGCGCTCGCGCGCGACCTGGGCGAGCTCGACCTCATCGTCAACGACATGAACCTCGATCCGGCGGAGTCGGCGGAGCTGATGTGCGCCTTCGCCCGACGGCTGCGGCCCGGCGGCATCGCGGTCATGACCATCAAGTTCGTCACCGCCGCGCGCCGCCGACACGAACGCGAAGCCATCGAGCGACTGTCGCGCTGCTACCAGGACATTCGCGTGCGTCGCCTGCCGCACAACCGGCTGGAGGCGACGGCGGTGATGCGCCGGCCCCATGCTGAGCACGGCGATAACGCGGCGTGA